In Streptomyces sp. NBC_00483, a single window of DNA contains:
- a CDS encoding undecaprenyl-diphosphate phosphatase has protein sequence MSWFESFILGLVQGLTEFLPISSSAHLRLTAAFAGWHDPGAAFTAITQLGTETAVVIYFRKDIARIISAWFRSLTDKTMRGDHDAQMGWLVIVGSIPIGVLGVTFKDQIEGPFRDLRLTATTLIVMGVVLGIADRLAARDETGGRHRVAHTRKELKDLSVKDGLIYGLCQALALIPGVSRSGATISGGLFLGYTRESAARYSFLLAIPAVLASGVFELKDASEGGHVSWGPTVFATLIAFGVGYAVIAWLMKFISTRSFMPFVYYRIILGIALFILVSVGVLSPHAAESAG, from the coding sequence ATGTCCTGGTTCGAATCATTCATCCTCGGGCTCGTCCAGGGGCTCACGGAGTTCCTGCCGATCTCGTCGAGCGCCCATCTGCGCCTCACGGCCGCGTTCGCGGGCTGGCACGACCCCGGCGCCGCCTTCACGGCGATCACCCAGCTCGGCACCGAGACCGCGGTCGTCATCTACTTCCGCAAGGACATCGCGCGGATCATCTCGGCGTGGTTCAGGTCCCTCACCGACAAGACGATGCGGGGCGACCACGACGCGCAGATGGGCTGGCTGGTGATCGTCGGCTCGATCCCGATCGGGGTGCTCGGCGTGACGTTCAAGGACCAGATCGAGGGCCCGTTCCGCGATCTGCGGCTCACCGCGACGACGCTGATCGTGATGGGCGTCGTCCTCGGCATCGCCGACCGGCTGGCGGCCCGCGACGAGACGGGCGGTCGCCACCGTGTGGCCCACACCCGCAAGGAACTCAAGGATCTCTCGGTCAAGGACGGCCTGATCTACGGCCTGTGCCAGGCGCTGGCCCTCATCCCCGGCGTCTCCCGCTCCGGCGCCACGATCAGCGGCGGCCTCTTCCTCGGCTACACCCGTGAGTCCGCGGCCCGCTACTCCTTCCTCCTGGCGATCCCGGCGGTCCTGGCCTCGGGCGTCTTCGAGCTCAAGGACGCGAGCGAGGGCGGCCATGTCTCCTGGGGCCCCACGGTGTTCGCCACACTGATCGCCTTCGGCGTCGGATACGCGGTGATCGCCTGGCTCATGAAGTTCATCTCGACGCGCAGCTTCATGCCGTTCGTGTACTACCGGATCATCCTCGGCATCGCCCTGTTCATCCTGGTGAGCGTGGGCGTACTCAGCCCGCATGCCGCGGAGTCGGCGGGCTGA
- a CDS encoding NADP-dependent oxidoreductase — protein sequence MRAVRFHEYGGIDVLRVEDAPRPVPAADQVLVEVRAAGIQPGEVSIRTGFLHERWPATFPSGQGSDLAGVVVEVGSHVRDFGVGDEVVGFTHRRASHAEYVVVDDVNLVHRPSGLPWDVAGSLYVAGSTAYACVWAVDLRPGDTVVVSGAAGGVGSMAVQLARRHGVTVIGLASEPHHGWLKEKGVIPLAYGDGVRERIREAAGDRGVDAFIDTFGTGYVELAVELGVRPERINTIRDWKVAGRVGARTYGEGAAASAVVLGELARLASRGELEVPIARTYPLEEVREAFRELERRHTHGKIVLKP from the coding sequence ATGCGAGCGGTGCGGTTTCACGAGTACGGCGGGATCGATGTGCTGCGGGTCGAGGACGCGCCGCGGCCCGTGCCCGCGGCCGACCAGGTGCTGGTCGAGGTGCGGGCGGCCGGGATCCAGCCCGGCGAGGTGAGCATCAGGACAGGCTTCCTGCACGAGCGGTGGCCCGCCACGTTCCCGTCGGGGCAGGGCAGCGATCTGGCCGGGGTCGTCGTCGAAGTCGGCTCCCACGTACGGGACTTCGGGGTCGGCGACGAGGTCGTCGGATTCACGCACCGCAGGGCCAGCCACGCCGAGTACGTCGTCGTCGACGACGTGAACCTCGTGCACCGCCCTTCCGGGCTCCCCTGGGACGTGGCCGGATCCCTGTACGTCGCCGGGTCCACCGCGTACGCCTGCGTATGGGCCGTGGACCTCCGCCCCGGCGACACGGTCGTGGTGTCCGGCGCGGCGGGCGGCGTCGGGTCGATGGCCGTACAGCTCGCGCGGCGCCACGGCGTCACCGTCATCGGGCTCGCGAGCGAGCCGCATCACGGCTGGCTGAAGGAGAAGGGCGTGATCCCCCTCGCGTACGGGGACGGGGTGCGGGAGCGGATCCGGGAGGCCGCGGGAGACCGGGGTGTCGACGCGTTCATCGACACGTTCGGCACCGGCTATGTCGAGCTCGCCGTGGAGCTGGGGGTGCGGCCCGAGCGCATCAACACCATCCGCGACTGGAAGGTCGCGGGCCGGGTCGGCGCCCGTACCTACGGGGAGGGCGCGGCGGCCAGCGCGGTCGTCCTCGGCGAACTGGCCCGACTGGCCTCGCGCGGCGAGCTGGAGGTCCCGATCGCCCGCACCTACCCGCTGGAGGAAGTACGCGAGGCCTTCCGCGAGTTGGAGCGCCGGCACACCCACGGGAAGATCGTGCTCAAGCCGTAG
- a CDS encoding SDR family NAD(P)-dependent oxidoreductase yields the protein MTTTLITGANKGLGHETARRLVEAGHTVYVGARDPERGRRAAEELGARHVVIDVTDDASVAAAAKTIEVEGGLDVLINNAGIEGRTDGNGIVLPADETVDTLRPLFETNVFGTVRVTHAFLPLLRRSAAPVIVNVSSGLASLAGATDPGNPAAGYPGLAYPASKTAVNMLTVQYAKAFPELRINAVEPGFTRTDLNGNTGVQTVEQGAEIIVRMARVGADGPTGTYVSAEGPLPW from the coding sequence ATGACCACCACACTGATCACCGGGGCCAACAAGGGCCTCGGACACGAAACCGCCCGCCGCCTCGTCGAGGCGGGCCACACGGTCTACGTCGGCGCCCGCGACCCCGAGCGCGGCCGTCGCGCCGCCGAGGAGCTCGGCGCGCGGCACGTCGTCATCGACGTCACCGACGACGCCTCCGTCGCGGCCGCCGCGAAGACGATCGAGGTCGAGGGCGGCCTCGACGTACTGATCAACAACGCCGGCATCGAGGGCCGCACCGACGGCAACGGCATCGTGCTCCCGGCCGACGAGACCGTCGACACCCTGCGCCCGCTGTTCGAGACGAACGTCTTCGGCACCGTCCGCGTCACCCACGCGTTCCTGCCGCTGCTGCGCCGCTCCGCCGCCCCGGTCATCGTCAACGTCAGCAGCGGCCTGGCCTCGCTGGCCGGCGCCACCGACCCGGGCAACCCGGCGGCCGGCTACCCCGGCCTCGCCTACCCGGCCTCCAAGACCGCCGTGAACATGCTGACGGTGCAGTACGCGAAGGCGTTCCCGGAGCTCCGGATCAACGCGGTCGAGCCCGGCTTCACCAGGACCGACCTGAACGGCAACACGGGCGTCCAGACCGTCGAACAGGGCGCCGAGATCATCGTGCGGATGGCGCGGGTCGGCGCGGACGGGCCGACGGGTACGTATGTCTCCGCCGAGGGGCCGCTGCCCTGGTGA
- a CDS encoding helix-turn-helix transcriptional regulator — MAHAELGDFGETVRRWRDRVPPEAAGIAAVGQRRAAGLRREELALLAGISADYVTRLEQGRATHPSDQVVEALARALRLTDAEREHLFRLAGLAPPGLETVPARLTPGVRRLLDRLSGTPAAVFDAAWTLLLANPLYTALLGERPEWGGNGRNGVWWTFLGPTSRVRQTPDERQAMETALVSDLRTTASRYPLDPRLHTLVDELRTRSPRFAELWDSGAVGRHAAARKTIDHPEVGPLTLDCDILTVAGDDLRVMLYTAEPGTPDADRLTLLATTALPTAVGA; from the coding sequence ATGGCACATGCGGAGCTCGGCGATTTCGGGGAGACGGTGCGGCGCTGGCGGGACCGGGTCCCGCCGGAGGCCGCGGGGATCGCCGCCGTGGGGCAGCGGCGGGCCGCGGGGCTGCGCCGCGAGGAGCTTGCGCTGCTCGCGGGGATCTCGGCGGACTACGTCACCCGGCTGGAACAGGGCCGCGCCACCCACCCCTCCGACCAGGTCGTGGAGGCGCTGGCCCGCGCGCTGCGCCTTACGGACGCGGAGCGTGAGCACCTCTTCCGGCTCGCGGGTCTCGCGCCGCCGGGCCTTGAGACGGTGCCGGCCCGGCTCACCCCTGGCGTGCGCCGGCTCCTGGACCGGCTGTCCGGGACGCCGGCCGCGGTGTTCGACGCGGCGTGGACGCTGCTGCTCGCGAACCCGCTGTACACGGCGCTGCTCGGCGAGCGCCCGGAGTGGGGAGGCAACGGGCGCAACGGCGTGTGGTGGACGTTCCTCGGGCCGACGAGCCGGGTCCGGCAGACCCCCGACGAGCGGCAGGCCATGGAGACGGCCCTGGTGTCGGACCTGCGCACGACCGCGAGCCGCTACCCACTGGACCCGCGTCTGCACACGCTCGTCGACGAACTCCGCACGCGCAGCCCGCGGTTCGCCGAGCTGTGGGACTCGGGGGCCGTCGGCCGGCACGCCGCGGCGCGCAAGACGATCGACCACCCGGAGGTCGGCCCGCTGACGCTGGACTGCGACATTCTCACGGTGGCGGGCGACGATCTGCGCGTCATGCTCTACACGGCCGAGCCCGGCACCCCGGACGCGGACCGTCTGACGCTGCTCGCCACGACGGCGCTTCCGACGGCGGTCGGCGCGTGA